In the genome of Succinivibrio dextrinosolvens, the window TAGCAACTTTCATAATAACCTCTTTTATTGTAACAACGATTGTTACAATAAATAATATTATCAATATTTATAATTGTCAAATATATTAATCCGCTTTTATATCTAATTTAATGTATTTAAAATAAATTAATATATATATTCGTATAATTCACCCTAAATAAGATCATATGTATTTGTAACTTTAATAATTACATATATAATATTAAGTATATTCAGGAGGAGTTATGCATTTTTCAACAAGATTTACTGTTGCTGTACACACACTACTTTGTATTGAGTATTTCAAGGATGAAAAAAATACTTCAGAATTTATAGCCTCCTCTGTGGGAGTAAATCCAGTAGTAATTAGAAGAGTTCTTGGCCAGTTAAAAAAAGCAGGATTCATTTCAACAGATTCTCCTAAAAGCGGAGCAAAGCTGGCTAAAGCTCTATCTTCTATAAATCTTTATGAGGTTTTCTGCGCCGTAGAAGACGAGAGAAGTCTGTTTACATTCCACGATAATCCTGAACCAAAGTGTCCCGTTGGAGCACATATTCATGATGCACTTGATCTTGTTCTTTTTGATCTTGATGAAACACTCAAGAACAGATTGTCCTCTTACAAACTATCAGACCTAATGACTTCGCTGAATTTCTCGATCAAAAAAGAAAAAAATCAAAAGATAAAAGAATAATAAAAAACTCCTGTATGCCGGTATATAAGGTATCGAGTTTTTAGCCAATAAAAAAAATGGCACTACGACAGATTCAAGATAGCTCCCACTTTTTTTAGCAAATCTTCTTTATAAAACAGACATTGGTCAGTAAAATTTTTGAATAAAACTTTAGTAGTAACTGAATGATGTTTTATTCGAAAATTTTACCGATCAATGCGAGCCCTACTGCCAATGCTATAGGTGATAAAAAAAACGGACCTGAAGCTCACAACAGATCCGTTTTTTCGAAAGTTCAACTCACATTTCAATCTAGATTTTTTTCATCAATAAGCCCAGAATCAACAAATACTTTCTTGTAGTTTGATTTATCCACAACGGTAACCTCACACATAAAAGTTTTTTCTAGTATTTTTCCATTGTTGTAAGTTTCTATATCATTGATTTCTACATCCTGATGTTTAATAAGCTGATTAGTCATTCTAATCACTCGATCACAAAGAATATTTGCATCTTTAAAAATTGTCATGCCAAGAAGTCCTTTGTGAATATTCTTAACAGCTTCAAGTTCTCCATCCTGTCCTGTTATTACAGGAATATTTTTCTCAGTAAAGCCTGCATTTTCAAAAGCACGAATAATTCCGTTTCCAATTGAGTCATTTGGAGATAACACAGCATCTATTCGGCTACCTTTTGATCCTCCAGGAAGATATCCCTGACTGTTTATAAGCGATTCCATTCTTTTCATGGCAATTTCTCGATCCCATCCTTGGGTTGCGCATTTATCAATGGATTTTTCACCCGATTTTACAATTAGAGTTCCATTTTGAATATAAGGATTCAAAACTGACATTGCGCCTTTCCAGAAGAAATTGGTATTGTTATCATCAAGTGAACCTGTGAAGAGTTCAATATATTTGTTTTCGCTTGTGTTCTGAAGATTTAGCTTTTTTTCAATAAAATGGCCTTGAGCTAAACCTACAGCATAATTGTCAAATGTAACATAATATTCAGCTGCATCTGTATTCATGATCAGATGGTCATATGAGATAACAGGTATATGCTTTTTTTTCGCTTCCTTAAGTACTTCTGAAAAACTATCACCGTCTATTGCAGAAATAATCAAAACCTTACAGCCGGAATTTATCATTCTACCAACCTGTCTAACCTGAAGATCGGCATCATTATCTCCACCAAAATAAAGCTCAACATCATACCCCTCTTTTTTTAAAAGGTTTGACAGATGAAATCCTTCTTTATACCAACGTTCCTGATTTTGAGTTGGAAAAGCGATTCCAATCTTTTCAGCTGCAACGGCAATTGAGCAAAAAAACAGATTTGTAAAAACAGAAATAGCACATACAAAGAATTTTAAATTTTTTCTGATAGTTAACATAAATACTCCGATAAAAGAAACTCTAATTAAATATCTAAGTTACTAATATGAAGAATATTTTTATCTCATATACCTTAAAGTTTAGTAAAAAGTAAACAAATAGGATATAAATCAAGTTTAGTATTAGCCAACTTTTTATCAAATATTCTATAAGGATACAAAAAACACATCATAAGTAGACGATTTTGTAGAACAAACAAAATATCAACTATACAGACAGCAAACTCCAAAGTGGTATAACTGTCAGTTAAAACGAAAAAAAATTCCGAGGATAGATAAAAGAATGTACAAAAGGAAATATTACACTGCAAATTCAGTCAAATATCTATCACTCGGACAAGAACTATGAAGAGTCACTATTAAACAAAACTACAATTCAGATGAAGCTCTGAACAGCCTTACATGGGTTCTAGCAATAAATTCTCCTGTTTCCCCTGGTTTCTGAAAAAATGCATCAGGAGCCTTAGAAAAAGACAGACAGCCGGTCTGTTCAAGCTCACCTGAAAACAGAAGCCAAATGCAAGGACCTTTTTCAAGAGGAGCTGACAGTTTTTCACCGGCTTTAAGCTGATATTCTCTTAATATAAAATCCTTAACCGGCACACGATACTCTAGACAGTTTTCTGAAACACTTGAAGGTTTAACCGTTGAAGGGTCAATTGTATTGAATTCTGTAATCTTAAGAAGCTCGGCCACATCCACATGTTTAACAGTCAAACCGCCTCTGACTACGTTATCCGAATTAGCCATAAGCTCAATATTCTGTCCTTCAAGATAAGCATGA includes:
- a CDS encoding Rrf2 family transcriptional regulator; translation: MHFSTRFTVAVHTLLCIEYFKDEKNTSEFIASSVGVNPVVIRRVLGQLKKAGFISTDSPKSGAKLAKALSSINLYEVFCAVEDERSLFTFHDNPEPKCPVGAHIHDALDLVLFDLDETLKNRLSSYKLSDLMTSLNFSIKKEKNQKIKE
- a CDS encoding substrate-binding domain-containing protein, whose protein sequence is MLTIRKNLKFFVCAISVFTNLFFCSIAVAAEKIGIAFPTQNQERWYKEGFHLSNLLKKEGYDVELYFGGDNDADLQVRQVGRMINSGCKVLIISAIDGDSFSEVLKEAKKKHIPVISYDHLIMNTDAAEYYVTFDNYAVGLAQGHFIEKKLNLQNTSENKYIELFTGSLDDNNTNFFWKGAMSVLNPYIQNGTLIVKSGEKSIDKCATQGWDREIAMKRMESLINSQGYLPGGSKGSRIDAVLSPNDSIGNGIIRAFENAGFTEKNIPVITGQDGELEAVKNIHKGLLGMTIFKDANILCDRVIRMTNQLIKHQDVEINDIETYNNGKILEKTFMCEVTVVDKSNYKKVFVDSGLIDEKNLD